A single Pseudoalteromonas marina DNA region contains:
- a CDS encoding TonB-dependent receptor translates to MIINNKLSFNKKTALSLAIAGVLASGHVAAQEAEGATAEKDIEVIEVRGLISSLKRSFSDKKEALIVSDGISAEDLGKFPDQNVAESLQRITGVAIDRSGGEGQLISVRGFGPQFNLVTVNGRQMASERAGREFSFDTLASELISGADIYKTSNAANQEGGIGSYINLNTAKPFDLDGFKAVGNVKATYDSLSESTTPAFSGLISDTFMEDKLGVLASLSVQKRDAQINQADTRGFYRVDRIQTNDFDAAAGTGKEAFNVWVPRNLDLTSNVEDRTRTSGTLVFQYAASDDLTLTFDGIYSKFEVESQVSNYANWFTPGNFRDFQVDPSTETVTYWSHNAFDDPNGGGSGATDFVQQGLDRNVKIQSFGFNADWKLTDQLKVDIDISTSKAEDLSGDQSRVFTVMGYANGYTYDFTGGGDLPGLSSDGINGPFTQADSSKLRAHYVERGGDERTDEITEMRADFTYTPNSETFTQLRYGVYTQDRTKEAKVFQSPSLPNCFYCGYGLDVPDDLAYLVTPNGWFNGIPSSFFGYNVDDYLSYLESDAAISGQSANRGDDADANIAAFAALNGYTPVELGTSFEIEEEIFSAYADFVFQGDLGDIPWTVNVGVRYSETTTTASGNQATLVDIAQNPLDGTILDQVYIEDANGQRASVPITLKNSYTNLLPSLNAKFEVEDDMLLRFAYSETITRPTLEAMRPVTNIGTTRPDILLASGGNPNLTPFLSTNWDMSYEWYYDDASAVSFGIFSKDVEGFITVTPATESFSLASGSYDFEVSRPRNGATAQVEGLEMAWTHTFENGFGFQANATIVNSDSEDGFQLEGLGDSQNLIGFYEKDGFQARIAYNNRESFLQTLRNGDTGEPEYVDTYGQWDISASYDINDNLTVILEGINITDEYTSKHGSLASHFTEQVRSGSRYALGIRGSF, encoded by the coding sequence ATGATAATTAACAATAAGTTATCGTTCAACAAGAAAACCGCACTCAGTTTAGCTATCGCTGGTGTACTGGCAAGCGGCCATGTTGCAGCTCAAGAGGCAGAGGGAGCTACAGCAGAAAAAGATATCGAAGTCATTGAAGTACGCGGCTTAATAAGTAGCCTTAAGCGTTCTTTTTCTGATAAGAAAGAAGCGCTCATCGTTTCTGATGGTATTTCGGCGGAAGATCTTGGTAAATTTCCTGATCAAAACGTAGCAGAGTCACTACAACGTATTACAGGTGTTGCTATTGACCGAAGCGGTGGTGAAGGTCAGCTTATATCTGTGCGTGGTTTTGGCCCTCAGTTTAACCTGGTTACTGTTAATGGCCGTCAAATGGCGTCGGAAAGAGCTGGCCGTGAGTTTAGCTTCGACACACTTGCTTCAGAGCTAATTTCAGGTGCAGATATCTACAAAACATCAAATGCTGCTAATCAAGAAGGTGGTATTGGTTCATACATTAATTTAAATACAGCTAAGCCTTTTGATTTGGACGGTTTCAAAGCTGTGGGTAATGTAAAAGCAACTTACGACAGCTTATCTGAAAGCACAACCCCTGCATTTTCAGGCCTCATAAGTGACACCTTTATGGAAGATAAATTAGGCGTACTAGCCTCTTTATCAGTACAAAAGCGTGATGCACAAATTAACCAAGCTGATACACGTGGCTTTTACCGTGTCGATCGTATCCAAACAAATGACTTTGATGCTGCTGCAGGTACAGGTAAAGAAGCATTTAATGTATGGGTACCACGTAATTTAGATTTAACATCAAACGTTGAAGACCGCACACGCACAAGTGGTACACTGGTATTTCAATACGCTGCTAGCGATGATCTAACTTTAACGTTTGACGGTATTTATTCAAAATTTGAAGTTGAGTCTCAAGTAAGTAACTATGCAAACTGGTTTACTCCAGGTAACTTCCGTGATTTTCAGGTAGATCCATCAACAGAAACAGTAACTTATTGGTCACACAATGCGTTTGACGATCCAAATGGTGGTGGTTCAGGTGCAACTGACTTTGTTCAACAAGGTTTAGACCGCAATGTTAAAATTCAATCTTTTGGCTTTAATGCTGATTGGAAATTAACAGATCAATTAAAAGTAGATATTGATATTTCTACTTCTAAAGCTGAAGATTTAAGTGGCGATCAAAGTCGTGTTTTCACCGTAATGGGTTACGCAAACGGTTATACATATGACTTCACTGGTGGTGGTGATTTACCGGGGTTATCTTCTGATGGAATTAACGGCCCATTCACTCAAGCAGACTCAAGTAAACTTCGTGCTCACTACGTAGAGCGTGGAGGCGATGAACGAACTGATGAAATCACAGAAATGCGTGCAGATTTCACCTATACACCAAATAGCGAAACGTTTACTCAATTACGCTACGGTGTGTATACACAAGATAGAACAAAAGAAGCTAAAGTATTCCAATCGCCAAGCTTACCAAATTGTTTCTACTGTGGTTACGGTCTAGATGTTCCAGATGACTTAGCATATCTAGTTACACCAAATGGTTGGTTTAATGGTATTCCATCATCATTCTTTGGTTACAACGTAGATGATTACTTATCGTACCTAGAATCTGATGCCGCTATTTCTGGTCAGTCAGCCAACCGCGGTGATGATGCAGATGCAAATATTGCAGCGTTTGCAGCGTTAAATGGTTATACGCCGGTTGAGTTAGGTACAAGTTTTGAAATAGAAGAAGAAATATTTTCTGCTTATGCTGACTTTGTATTCCAAGGTGATTTAGGTGATATACCATGGACTGTAAATGTTGGTGTTCGCTACAGTGAAACTACAACTACAGCATCGGGTAACCAGGCTACATTAGTTGATATTGCTCAAAACCCACTAGACGGTACAATCCTTGACCAAGTTTACATTGAAGATGCAAACGGCCAACGAGCTTCTGTTCCAATTACGCTTAAAAACTCTTACACCAACTTACTTCCTAGCTTAAACGCTAAGTTTGAAGTTGAAGATGATATGTTGTTACGTTTTGCTTACTCAGAAACGATTACTCGTCCGACATTAGAAGCAATGCGTCCAGTTACAAATATAGGCACAACCCGTCCAGATATTTTACTGGCGAGCGGTGGTAACCCTAATTTGACTCCATTCCTATCAACAAACTGGGATATGTCATACGAGTGGTACTATGATGATGCAAGCGCCGTATCTTTTGGTATTTTCAGCAAAGATGTTGAAGGCTTTATCACAGTAACACCGGCTACAGAGTCTTTCTCTTTAGCAAGTGGAAGCTATGATTTTGAAGTAAGTCGTCCACGTAATGGTGCGACTGCACAAGTTGAAGGTCTAGAAATGGCCTGGACTCATACGTTTGAAAATGGTTTTGGTTTCCAAGCAAATGCAACTATTGTTAATAGTGATAGTGAAGATGGCTTTCAGTTAGAAGGATTAGGTGATTCACAAAACTTAATTGGTTTCTATGAAAAAGACGGTTTCCAAGCTCGTATTGCTTACAATAACCGTGAATCGTTTTTACAAACTCTTCGTAACGGTGATACTGGTGAGCCTGAGTACGTAGATACTTATGGACAGTGGGATATTAGCGCCAGTTATGACATAAACGACAACCTTACAGTTATTCTTGAAGGTATCAATATTACTGATGAGTACACGTCTAAACACGGTAGCTTAGCAAGTCACTTTACTGAACAAGTTCGTTCAGGTTCTCGCTATGCACTAGGTATTCGAGGCTCGTTCTAG
- a CDS encoding aldose epimerase family protein, giving the protein MTTIDEPMRVIQLSDSKNLTAEILPFGAIIKSIKFKNQEMTLSVDDPQYYLENPFYLGATVGRYANRIAEGRFNLSGSQYQLEANNGPNSLHGGVKGFNKVLWQVTKQTDSEVELYYCSVDGEEGFPGELKVWQTITAENGQLLLKFKATCNKETLVNFTNHCYFNLESSDTIENHLLQVNATHYLPIDGHSIPLGEPAPVANSCFDFIKPKLVKDALTQSHTQLDAANGLDHCYVFENDDSLHTMATLTSPHTNVSLTLKSTQPGMQLYTANFVSDPFRARQALCLEAQNWPDAPNRENYPKANLLPDEEYNQVIIYAFS; this is encoded by the coding sequence ATGACAACCATTGATGAACCAATGCGGGTTATACAGCTTAGTGACTCTAAGAATCTAACTGCCGAAATATTGCCATTTGGTGCAATAATTAAAAGCATTAAATTTAAAAACCAAGAAATGACGCTTAGCGTCGACGATCCTCAGTACTATCTTGAAAACCCATTTTATTTAGGCGCTACAGTAGGTCGATACGCTAATCGTATCGCTGAAGGGCGTTTTAACTTATCTGGCTCGCAGTATCAACTGGAAGCAAATAACGGCCCTAATAGCCTACACGGCGGCGTTAAAGGCTTTAATAAAGTACTTTGGCAAGTAACCAAACAAACCGACAGTGAGGTTGAGCTTTATTATTGCTCAGTGGATGGCGAAGAGGGTTTTCCTGGAGAGTTAAAAGTATGGCAAACCATTACTGCAGAAAATGGGCAGCTTCTACTTAAGTTTAAAGCGACTTGCAATAAAGAAACTCTCGTTAACTTCACTAACCATTGCTATTTTAATCTTGAGAGCAGCGACACTATTGAGAACCATTTACTTCAGGTAAATGCGACTCACTATTTACCCATTGATGGGCACAGCATCCCATTGGGCGAGCCTGCCCCCGTTGCAAATAGTTGCTTTGATTTCATTAAGCCAAAATTAGTTAAAGATGCATTAACGCAAAGTCACACCCAATTAGATGCAGCTAATGGTTTAGATCACTGTTATGTATTTGAAAACGACGACAGCCTTCATACCATGGCTACTTTAACGTCGCCACACACGAACGTTAGTTTAACGCTCAAAAGCACTCAGCCAGGTATGCAATTATACACAGCTAATTTTGTTAGTGACCCTTTTAGGGCACGACAAGCACTGTGCCTTGAAGCGCAAAATTGGCCTGATGCGCCAAATCGCGAAAATTATCCTAAAGCTAATTTATTGCCTGATGAAGAATATAATCAGGTTATTATTTATGCATTTTCGTAA
- a CDS encoding acyl-CoA thioesterase codes for MFIEKVIPRFSETDALGHINNTVLPVWFEAARVPIFKFFTPDLNPHDWKLIIAKIEVSFVGELFYGHEITIKTSVDHIGKSSFVLKQEAFQHDKCCAIGKVVMVRYNFAERAKQALSTEEKAALEKHMA; via the coding sequence ATGTTTATTGAAAAAGTGATACCGCGCTTTAGCGAAACAGATGCACTCGGACACATCAACAATACCGTACTCCCCGTGTGGTTTGAAGCCGCTCGCGTCCCTATTTTTAAATTTTTTACGCCAGACTTAAACCCACATGACTGGAAACTAATCATTGCCAAAATAGAAGTGTCGTTTGTGGGGGAGTTATTTTATGGCCACGAGATCACGATTAAAACGTCTGTAGATCACATAGGAAAAAGCTCTTTTGTACTCAAGCAAGAGGCATTTCAGCATGATAAATGCTGTGCAATTGGAAAGGTTGTAATGGTCAGATATAACTTTGCTGAAAGAGCTAAGCAAGCTTTGAGCACTGAAGAAAAAGCAGCACTTGAGAAGCATATGGCTTAA
- a CDS encoding 2OG-Fe(II) oxygenase, which translates to MTDFIRVYENALSDDFCDNFINTFTQSPHVKQGVTSGGVDLKKKDSHDLHLNSHPEYAEQLKHIQQTTAQHVFNYIEEHIFMMIGAFGLKVYHPKTGEVVDLTQENFDEVGKPQLPVLVQQIFRLGNVQAQKYEVNKGGYPYWHSEVYPQLQHNEALHRVLLFMFYLNDVEEGGETEFYYQNRKIAPKKGTMVIAPGYFTHTHRGNKPVSNDKYILTSWVLFNRAEQIYGAPKS; encoded by the coding sequence ATGACGGACTTTATTCGCGTTTATGAAAACGCATTGAGCGATGATTTTTGCGATAACTTTATTAATACGTTCACGCAAAGCCCGCATGTAAAACAAGGGGTTACTTCAGGCGGTGTTGATTTAAAGAAAAAAGACAGCCACGACCTACACCTAAATAGTCACCCCGAATACGCAGAGCAATTAAAACATATACAACAAACGACTGCACAACATGTTTTTAACTATATTGAAGAACATATTTTTATGATGATTGGCGCATTTGGCTTAAAGGTTTATCATCCAAAAACGGGGGAAGTAGTAGATTTAACTCAAGAAAATTTTGATGAAGTGGGTAAACCACAGCTCCCTGTCCTTGTGCAGCAAATATTTAGATTAGGTAATGTCCAAGCGCAGAAATACGAGGTAAATAAAGGGGGTTATCCTTACTGGCACAGCGAAGTGTATCCTCAGTTACAACACAATGAAGCCCTGCATCGTGTACTTTTATTTATGTTTTACTTAAACGATGTCGAGGAAGGTGGAGAAACGGAGTTTTATTATCAAAACCGTAAAATAGCCCCTAAAAAAGGCACCATGGTGATAGCGCCTGGCTACTTTACGCATACACATAGGGGTAATAAGCCAGTATCAAACGATAAGTATATTTTAACCTCGTGGGTGCTATTTAACCGTGCAGAGCAAATATATGGTGCACCTAAAAGCTAA
- a CDS encoding cysteine desulfurase-like protein produces the protein MNIAQLREQFPALMQSVDGKSPIFLDGPGGSQVPQSVLNAMSAYLGHYNSNLGGAFFSSDKTVELMANARQAAADLLNAPSAQNIVFGPNMTSLTFSFSRAISRDWQAGDEIIVTNADHFSNVSSWQQAAEDKGVKVNTALINEADCSLDMTQFESLLNSKTKLVAVTYASNTTGSINDIKRIIELARAVGALVYVDAVHYAPHELIDVQALDCDFLACSAYKFFGPHLGMVYGKKEHLEGFTPYKVEPAKDVAPGRWETGTQSFEAMAGFIAAVDYIAAISELDDGHTRREKLTAAFAKTKQHEMALSEHFLTRLVNYPRIKLYGIDDFDRLNERTPTFALTFEGLEPRAVSEFLGKQHICVWDGHFYAQGLCKQLNVLDTGGVVRIGCMHYNTVEELDKLFDMFDELLG, from the coding sequence ATGAATATAGCGCAATTACGTGAGCAGTTTCCGGCATTAATGCAAAGCGTTGATGGTAAATCGCCGATATTTTTAGACGGCCCTGGTGGGTCTCAAGTGCCGCAGTCAGTGCTTAATGCAATGTCTGCTTATTTAGGACACTACAATTCAAACCTCGGTGGCGCGTTTTTTTCAAGCGATAAAACTGTTGAGCTAATGGCAAATGCACGCCAAGCTGCAGCCGATTTACTTAATGCGCCAAGTGCTCAAAATATTGTGTTTGGCCCTAACATGACAAGCCTTACATTTAGCTTTAGCCGAGCTATTTCGCGCGACTGGCAAGCCGGTGATGAGATCATTGTGACTAACGCCGATCACTTCTCAAACGTGTCATCATGGCAGCAAGCCGCAGAAGATAAAGGCGTTAAGGTTAATACTGCCTTGATTAATGAAGCCGATTGCAGCCTAGATATGACGCAGTTTGAAAGCTTATTAAACAGCAAGACTAAGTTGGTGGCTGTGACCTATGCTTCAAATACTACAGGCTCAATTAACGACATTAAACGTATTATAGAGCTAGCTCGTGCTGTAGGCGCTCTTGTGTACGTTGATGCGGTACATTATGCGCCGCACGAGCTTATTGATGTACAAGCCCTTGATTGCGACTTTTTAGCCTGCTCAGCGTATAAGTTTTTTGGCCCACACCTAGGGATGGTGTACGGTAAAAAAGAGCATCTTGAAGGTTTTACGCCTTACAAAGTAGAGCCTGCTAAAGATGTAGCGCCGGGACGTTGGGAAACAGGTACCCAAAGCTTTGAAGCAATGGCAGGCTTTATTGCCGCTGTTGATTACATTGCTGCAATTAGCGAGCTTGATGATGGCCATACACGCCGTGAAAAGCTAACAGCTGCATTTGCTAAAACTAAACAGCACGAGATGGCGCTCAGTGAACACTTTTTAACGCGCTTAGTTAATTACCCTCGTATAAAGTTGTACGGTATTGATGACTTTGATCGATTAAACGAACGTACCCCTACGTTTGCTTTAACGTTTGAAGGTTTAGAGCCACGCGCCGTTTCAGAGTTTTTAGGCAAACAGCATATATGTGTGTGGGATGGACATTTTTACGCGCAAGGTTTGTGTAAGCAATTAAACGTGCTTGATACAGGCGGTGTAGTACGTATTGGTTGTATGCATTACAACACAGTCGAAGAGCTTGATAAGCTGTTTGATATGTTTGACGAGCTACTTGGTTAA
- a CDS encoding 2OG-Fe dioxygenase family protein — translation MTALNNQNLLQLRFINQANIDLVKPSFDNLPANPYADGEFRMRRYSVIKFQDGELKLQAAKAFVQDDSINTFQGNVERTYENLEQSLLESDGMKSIVSEFCQLTGIDEDRDIEIHQFRMLAIDSDTPAAPEGVHQDGFDHVCICGVSHENLEGGELLVYENKQAEPCFKMEIKDGMFALINDRQVWHNATPMNKVDASKPGYLDCFVLTS, via the coding sequence ATGACTGCATTAAACAACCAGAATTTACTGCAACTTCGTTTTATTAACCAAGCAAATATTGATTTGGTTAAGCCTTCTTTTGATAACCTACCTGCAAATCCATATGCAGATGGCGAATTTCGTATGCGTCGTTATTCAGTAATTAAATTTCAAGATGGTGAGCTAAAATTGCAAGCTGCCAAAGCATTTGTTCAAGACGATTCGATTAATACGTTTCAAGGTAACGTTGAACGTACTTACGAAAATTTAGAGCAAAGCCTACTTGAATCAGATGGCATGAAAAGTATTGTCAGTGAGTTTTGCCAGCTTACCGGTATTGATGAAGATCGCGATATTGAAATACATCAATTTAGAATGTTAGCCATTGATAGCGATACGCCAGCAGCGCCTGAAGGCGTGCATCAAGACGGTTTTGATCATGTATGTATATGCGGTGTTTCGCACGAAAACTTAGAGGGTGGCGAGTTACTTGTATACGAAAACAAACAAGCTGAGCCATGTTTCAAAATGGAAATTAAAGACGGCATGTTTGCGCTTATAAACGACCGCCAAGTTTGGCACAATGCAACGCCAATGAATAAAGTTGATGCTAGCAAACCAGGTTACCTGGATTGCTTTGTACTTACCTCTTAA